A region of the Anaeromusa acidaminophila DSM 3853 genome:
ATTGCGAGCGTAGCGCGGCAATCTCCCAGGATCTAAAAGACTCCACTTTTGTCAATTGTTAAAATCTGTCGTACTCTCCCTCTACTCACTCTACTCTTGTTAAAAAACCGTAACCCTCCTTCGAGCCCTCTCGTGACTCCGGTTCTCCTGTTCAATCCCTGTTTAAATTTTTTTGCTTTTTTCGCAAAAAAACTCTTAAGTCCATTTTGCATCCTTGCGATATACCTATTGAAACCGGGAACACGGAGCTCAGCCGGCGGCCGACGGTGAAAGCTTCTGCCCACAATAAAGGGCAAGGATGCCCTAATTGAAAATTCAAGGAGGAAAAACAAAATGATTATCAATCACAATCTCATGGCGATGAACACCTACAACAAACTGTCTTCCAACAATGCTTCTGCTTCCAAGTCTTTGGAAAAACTGTCTTCCGGCCTGCGCATCAACCGCGCTGGCGACGATGCTGCCGGTTTGGCGATTTCCGAAAAAATGCGCGGCCAGATCCGCGGCTTGGATCGCGCTACTTCCAATGCACAGGACAGCATTTCCTTGATTCAGACGGCTGAAGGTGCTTTGACCGAGTCCCACAGCATTCTGCAACGTATGCGCGAACTCGCAGTGCAGGCTTCTAATGATACCAACACTGATGATGACCGCAAAGAACTGCAGGCCGAAGTTAACCAATTGATTAGCGAATTAGATCGTATCGGCAACACCACCGAATTCAACACTAAGAAATTGTTGGATGGTTCGGCGAAGGGCGTAACTGATGCGGAAGCTGGCAATTACCGGCTGAATAATAACTCGGCGGTAACCTTTGCTGCTACCGGTCAGACGGCCTTGGCAAGTGCATTGAAAGATGCAACGTCCGCAGGCGCTTTGGATGGCGCATATATGTTGATTCGGGTAGCTGATGATGCATCGACTAGTGCTTATAATGCGACTGACTTCGCTCT
Encoded here:
- a CDS encoding flagellin — protein: MIINHNLMAMNTYNKLSSNNASASKSLEKLSSGLRINRAGDDAAGLAISEKMRGQIRGLDRATSNAQDSISLIQTAEGALTESHSILQRMRELAVQASNDTNTDDDRKELQAEVNQLISELDRIGNTTEFNTKKLLDGSAKGVTDAEAGNYRLNNNSAVTFAATGQTALASALKDATSAGALDGAYMLIRVADDASTSAYNATDFALIGPDGTKYTVASAAASLGINIADGSIDFTSAAVGGAATLALATGSTLDDSVKVGESITFVFKKYEAATSDVANSIMTQIGANAGQTAFISMKDMRAAAIGVDDIDISTKFGAQTAIETVNNAITKVSSQRSSLGAIQNRLEHTINNLTSASENISSAESRIRDVDMAKEMMNYQKTSILQQAATSMLAQANQQPQNVLKLLQ